Below is a window of Nocardioides sp. S-1144 DNA.
TCCCGCAGCGGTCGCACGGCTCGTCCTGGCGCCCGTAGGCGTGCAGCGAGCGGTCGAAGTAGCCGGACTCGCCGTTGACGTTGACGTAGAGGGCGTCGAACGACGTCCCGCCCTGGCCGAGCGCCTCCTCCATCACCTCGCGGGCGTGGCCGAGCAGGGTGCGCGCCTGGGCGGCGGTGAGCCGGTCCCCGGGCCGTTCGCCGTGCAGGCGAGCGCGCCACAGCGCCTCGTCGGCGTAGATGTTGCCGACGCCGGAGACCAGTCCCTGGTCCAGCAGCAGCCGCTTGACCCCCGAGCTCCGGCGACGCACCCGGGCCACGAACAGGTCGTCGTCGAACTCCGGGTCGAGCGGGTCGCGGGCGATGTGGGCGATCTCGGCCGGCAGCTCCGCGCCGCCGGTGGAGACCGAGAGGCCGCCGAACATCCGCTGGTCGACGAAGTGCAGGTTGCGGTCCTCCGCGGCCCCGTCGAGGACCATCCGGACCCGCAGGTGCCGCTCGGGGACGGCGTCGTCGGGCTGGACGAGCAGCTGCCCGCTCATGCCGAGGTGGCCGAGCAGGGCGTCGCCGTTGTCGAGCGGGAGCCAGAGGTACTTGCCGCGGCGCCGGGCCGCGACGATGCGGCGCCCGGCGAGGGCGGCGGCGAATCCCTCGGGACCCCGCGGGTCACGGCGCACCGGACGAGGGTGGAGGACGTCGACCCGGGTGATCCGCGAGCCGGTCACGTGCCGCTCGAGGCCGGCACGGACCACCTCGACCTCGGGGAGCTCGGGCACCGTGTGCCCTCAGGCGATCTCGTCGGGCCGGGCCGCGTGGGCGGCCAGGATCTCGCCGTAGGCCGTCTCGGCGGAGGCCTGCTCGGCCTCCTTCTTCGAGTTGCCGGTGCCGTTGCCGTAGAGCCGCTCGGCGACCCGGACCTGGGCGTGGAACGTCTTGCGGTGGTCGGGACCCTCGTCGGTGATGACGTACTCCGGCACGCCGAGGCCGTGCTCGGCCGAGAGCTCCTGCAGCGACGTCTTCCAGTCGAGGCCGGCGCCCATTGCCGAGGCCTCGTCGATGAGCGGGTCGAAGAGGCGGTGGATCACCACCGCGGCGACGTCGATGCCGCCGCTGAGGTGCACCGCACCGATCACCGCCTCGACGGTGTCGGACAGGATCGACGCCTTGAGGCGGCCACCCGTGGCCTCCTCGCCGCGTCCGAGCTTGACGTGGTCGCCGAGCCCGATCGTGACCGCGACGCCGGCCAGCGCGCGCGCGTTGACGACCGCGGCGCGCAGCTTGGCCAGCCGACCCTCCGACAGGTCGGGGTGCATCGTGTACAGCGTCTCGGTGACCACCACGCCGAGCACCGAGTCACCGAGGAACTCCAGGCGCTCGTTGGTCGGCAGTCCACCGTTCTCGTACGCGAACGAGCGGTGCGTCAGGGCACGCTCGAGCAGCTCGGGGTCGAGTACCGGGTCCCCGAGTGCCGAGCGCAGCTCGCTGTAGTTGATGTCGGTGACTGCCGACCGGGTCTCAGAGGACCTGGCGACGGTCGGCGCGGGCGCCGTACTGACCGCACTCGCCGCACGCGCGGTGCGGGAGGTGCTTCGCGGCGCACGCGGGGTTCGCGCAGGTGACGAGGGTCGGCGCAACGGCCTTCCACTGCGAGCGACGGTGCCGGGTGTTGCTCCGCGACATCTTCCGCTTCGGGACAGCCATGGTGATCTCCTAGTTGCTCGGGTCGTTCTGGGTGTTCTCGATCGTGGTGAGCGCCGCCCACCGTGGGTCGATCGGGGCCTCGTGCGTGTGATCCGGGTCTTCCTTGAGGTTGGCGCCGCACTCGGTGCACAACCCGGGGCAGTCGTCCTCACACAGCGGCTGGAACGGTAGTGCGAGCACCACCGCGTCCCTCAGCAGGGGTTCGAGGTCG
It encodes the following:
- the mutM gene encoding bifunctional DNA-formamidopyrimidine glycosylase/DNA-(apurinic or apyrimidinic site) lyase, which produces MPELPEVEVVRAGLERHVTGSRITRVDVLHPRPVRRDPRGPEGFAAALAGRRIVAARRRGKYLWLPLDNGDALLGHLGMSGQLLVQPDDAVPERHLRVRMVLDGAAEDRNLHFVDQRMFGGLSVSTGGAELPAEIAHIARDPLDPEFDDDLFVARVRRRSSGVKRLLLDQGLVSGVGNIYADEALWRARLHGERPGDRLTAAQARTLLGHAREVMEEALGQGGTSFDALYVNVNGESGYFDRSLHAYGRQDEPCDRCGTPIRRIAFMNRSSYFCPRCQPVPRRRRVPTPVVAPD
- the rnc gene encoding ribonuclease III, with the protein product MNYSELRSALGDPVLDPELLERALTHRSFAYENGGLPTNERLEFLGDSVLGVVVTETLYTMHPDLSEGRLAKLRAAVVNARALAGVAVTIGLGDHVKLGRGEEATGGRLKASILSDTVEAVIGAVHLSGGIDVAAVVIHRLFDPLIDEASAMGAGLDWKTSLQELSAEHGLGVPEYVITDEGPDHRKTFHAQVRVAERLYGNGTGNSKKEAEQASAETAYGEILAAHAARPDEIA
- the rpmF gene encoding 50S ribosomal protein L32, which produces MAVPKRKMSRSNTRHRRSQWKAVAPTLVTCANPACAAKHLPHRACGECGQYGARADRRQVL